The following are encoded together in the Macadamia integrifolia cultivar HAES 741 unplaced genomic scaffold, SCU_Mint_v3 scaffold2377, whole genome shotgun sequence genome:
- the LOC122066408 gene encoding probable terpene synthase 9, whose amino-acid sequence MVVHSASSSFQLLSIKMGVIPLHSSSSPVILLHRTNFLRLRNTCNLCQGTVIHSRRTKRLSATGESERRSAHYHPTIWDHQLIQSLKNPYSNEVSHGRLEELKKEVKQLIRSNKDPLVQLKLIDSIQRLGVAYHFQDEIKDSLLHLVHLECNHDLYTAALKFRIFREHGYQISSDVFNEFKNKDGSFMDCLNKETHEGLLGLYEASHLGMNGEDVLEEAMEFSISSLKSSMMTEQVRQSLEVPLHWRMVRLEARNYINICEEEEQTKSSSRILVELAKLDFNIVQSVHQRELKELSSWWSDLDFKEELSFSRDRLVENFLWAVGIIYDPQFSRCRIGLTKLISILTVIDDIYDVYGSLDELELFTNAIER is encoded by the exons ATGGTAGTACATTCAGCTTCGTCCTCCTTTCAACTCCTCTCCATCAAAATGGGTGTCATCCCTCTACATTCATCTTCTTCGCCTGTAATACTACTGCATCGCACCAACTTCTTACGGCTGCGAAATACATGCAATCTGTGCCAAGGAACGGTCATTCACTCTCGGCGCACAAAGCGATTGTCAGCAACAGGAGAGAGTGAACGCCGATCAGCTCATTATCATCCTACCATTTGGGATCACCAACTCATTCAGTCATTGAAGAATCCTTACTCG AATGAAGTCTCCCATGGTCGCTTAGAGGAGCTCAAGAAAGAAGTAAAGCAGCTGATCCGGTCCAACAAGGATCCATTGGTTCAATTGAAACTCATTGACTCAATTCAACGATTGGGTGTGGCTTACCACTTCCAGGATGAGATCAAAGACTCCCTTCTTCATCTGGTTCATTTGGAGTGCAATCATGATCTCTACACTGCTGCTTTAAAATTTCGAATTTTTCGAGAACATGGCTATCAAATTAGTTCAG ATGTGTTCAATGAATTCAAAAACAAGGATGGGAGCTTCATGGACTGCTTGAATAAGGAAACCCATGAGGGTCTCTTGGGGTTATATGAAGCTTCACATCTTGGAATGAATGGAGAAGATGTTTTAGAGGAAGCCATGGAATTCAGCATCTCTAGTCTCAAGTCATCAATGATGACAGAACAAGTGAGACAATCTCTGGAAGTTCCATTACACTGGAGAATGGTGAGATTAGAGGCTAGGAACTACATAAATATTTGCGAGGAAGAGGAGCAAACGAAGAGTAGTTCAAGAATATTGGTTGAGCTAGCAAAGCTGGATTTCAACATTGTCCAATCAGTACACCAAAGGGAATTAAAGGAGCTCTCCAG TTGGTGGAGTGACTTAGATTTCAAAGAAGAGCTTTCATTTTCGAGGGACCGATTAGTGGAAAATTTCTTATGGGCAGTTGGAATTATCTATGATCCCCAATTCTCCAGATGCAGGATAGGGCTCACCAAATTAATTTCCATTTTAACAGTAATTGATGACATTTATGATGTATATGGATCACTAGATGAACTTGAACTCTTCACAAATGCAATCGAAAGGTaa